In the genome of Xanthocytophaga agilis, one region contains:
- a CDS encoding DUF3124 domain-containing protein yields MKNRLLTDHVWILGLCLLLFLQCKQEKKFTGHKTVREYTTAQIKFDTLKHQKKVYVPTYSEIYHNAEDQYFPLLTSLSIRNTSLTEQMYVNTVDYYDTEGKQLKKYLEKPIVLKPLQSVEFPVTHNDKGGAGANFIVTWGCTGNMIPVIQAVMIGSAYQQGISFVTEGVVIEKKDL; encoded by the coding sequence ATGAAGAATAGATTATTAACAGATCATGTGTGGATATTGGGCTTATGTTTGTTGCTTTTTCTACAATGTAAGCAGGAGAAAAAGTTTACAGGTCATAAAACTGTTCGGGAATATACTACTGCTCAGATCAAATTTGACACACTGAAACATCAGAAAAAAGTGTATGTACCTACTTATTCAGAGATATATCATAATGCGGAAGATCAGTATTTTCCTTTGCTTACTTCCTTAAGTATACGAAATACTAGTTTAACGGAGCAGATGTATGTAAATACTGTTGATTATTATGATACGGAAGGAAAGCAACTAAAAAAATACCTGGAGAAACCTATTGTACTAAAACCTTTACAATCAGTAGAATTTCCGGTGACACATAACGATAAAGGAGGAGCAGGGGCTAATTTTATTGTGACCTGGGGTTGTACTGGCAATATGATTCCTGTTATTCAGGCTGTAATGATAGGGTCTGCTTATCAACAAGGGATTTCCTTTGTAACAGAAGGTGTGGTTATTGAAAAAAAAGATCTATAG
- a CDS encoding tetratricopeptide repeat-containing sensor histidine kinase: MHRIIVWLLVLGVSIPLWGQSVKTDSLHIVVMGATGAMQKVDALNNLADAYRFKNTDSTISIGTKALLLAKRNEYVKGEIIGLYNIGNGYLSQGDYHRTLSYLLRALGIAEEHENDSVQAMILNSVGTVYMKTEKLDQALYYYEKAKLLVEKQKDQFLLAKILGNIGNIYWAQKKILESLHYKQESLTISRENNDLIGVATELYNIGLIYLQQNRHDYALTFYKESYSLSERLEDKEGLAFCSFDMGEIYLHQKDYKTSLVYIDKGLDQAKKLKSKNLVYRGYDLLFQLYEKQKDYAKALSYHKLATATKDSVFSLEREKVLKEVQTDYDLNKKQKEIDLLYKDKTMQDAQLHSQSIQQNILIFGLTLIAVVALLFWINMQSRKKINMLLEQENELVRLQKEEIFNQKQEIADQNQKLEALNVTKDKLFSIISHDLRSPLNTLQSMLEIVRDGILSEEETVEITGLLYKKVRHTSDLLDNLLNWAKSQMEGIRIHQENVNLQELIQSNVDLFLPQALEKKIVLENNVLMPVHVNADKNMLLLVIRNLLNNAIKFTTAQGCVRISAEIQSEKVVVCVQDTGVGIDSDRIDKLFKVQSLFTTYGTSNEKGTGLGLLLCKDFVEKNGGDIWVKSSINQGSRFYFSVPLYVQLREISSFTMAS; the protein is encoded by the coding sequence ATGCATAGAATAATTGTGTGGTTATTGGTGTTGGGAGTATCCATTCCGCTATGGGGACAGTCTGTAAAAACAGACAGTCTGCATATTGTTGTAATGGGTGCTACTGGTGCTATGCAAAAGGTAGATGCATTGAACAATCTGGCTGATGCTTATCGGTTTAAAAATACAGATAGTACGATTTCAATTGGTACGAAGGCACTTTTACTCGCAAAACGAAATGAATATGTAAAAGGCGAAATTATAGGATTGTATAATATCGGAAATGGATATCTTTCGCAAGGTGATTATCATCGTACATTATCTTATTTATTAAGGGCTTTAGGAATTGCAGAAGAACATGAAAATGATTCTGTCCAGGCAATGATTCTGAATAGTGTAGGGACTGTCTATATGAAAACCGAAAAATTAGATCAGGCCTTGTATTATTATGAGAAAGCAAAACTACTTGTCGAAAAACAAAAAGATCAATTTCTATTGGCTAAGATATTAGGCAATATAGGAAATATCTACTGGGCACAGAAAAAGATCTTGGAAAGTCTACATTATAAACAAGAGTCTCTGACCATTTCACGTGAGAATAACGATTTAATTGGTGTCGCTACGGAATTATACAATATTGGTCTGATTTATCTGCAACAAAACAGACACGATTACGCTTTGACATTTTATAAGGAATCATATAGTTTGTCGGAACGTTTGGAAGACAAGGAAGGGTTAGCGTTCTGTTCATTTGATATGGGAGAAATCTATTTACATCAAAAAGACTATAAGACATCCCTCGTGTATATTGATAAAGGATTAGATCAGGCAAAAAAACTGAAGAGCAAAAATCTGGTTTATCGAGGATATGACTTGTTATTCCAACTGTATGAAAAACAGAAAGATTATGCCAAAGCATTAAGCTATCACAAGCTGGCTACAGCAACCAAAGATAGTGTTTTTAGTCTGGAAAGAGAGAAGGTTTTGAAAGAAGTTCAGACGGACTATGATCTGAATAAAAAGCAAAAAGAAATAGATCTTTTATATAAAGACAAAACTATGCAGGATGCTCAGTTGCATAGCCAGTCTATACAACAGAATATTTTAATTTTTGGTCTTACACTGATTGCTGTTGTAGCATTATTGTTCTGGATCAACATGCAGAGCCGGAAGAAGATTAATATGCTTCTTGAGCAGGAAAATGAATTGGTTAGATTACAGAAAGAAGAAATTTTTAATCAGAAACAAGAAATTGCAGATCAAAATCAGAAGCTGGAAGCTTTAAATGTAACCAAAGATAAACTATTTTCCATTATCTCCCATGATTTGAGAAGTCCACTAAATACTCTTCAGTCTATGTTGGAAATTGTACGGGATGGTATTTTATCGGAAGAAGAGACTGTGGAAATTACCGGGCTACTATACAAAAAGGTAAGGCATACATCTGATTTGCTGGACAATCTTCTCAACTGGGCTAAAAGCCAGATGGAAGGAATCCGGATACATCAGGAAAATGTTAATCTTCAGGAACTGATCCAATCAAATGTCGACTTGTTCTTGCCTCAGGCATTGGAAAAAAAGATCGTGTTGGAAAACAATGTATTAATGCCTGTTCATGTCAATGCTGACAAGAATATGTTGTTGCTGGTTATCCGAAACCTACTTAATAATGCCATTAAATTTACCACTGCTCAAGGCTGTGTACGTATCTCTGCCGAAATTCAGTCGGAAAAAGTGGTAGTTTGTGTGCAGGATACAGGAGTAGGAATTGACTCAGATCGAATTGATAAATTATTTAAGGTTCAGTCTCTCTTTACCACATATGGCACATCTAACGAAAAGGGGACAGGGTTGGGATTATTGTTGTGTAAAGATTTTGTAGAGAAAAATGGAGGTGATATCTGGGTAAAAAGCTCTATAAATCAGGGTAGCCGTTTCTATTTCAGTGTGCCTTTATATGTTCAATTGAGAGAAATTTCTTCATTTACAATGGCTTCATAA
- the acpS gene encoding holo-ACP synthase, whose translation MILGIGIDNVDVERIQKKISKNSDFLSYVFSTTEIEICNRKTKKYESFAARFAAKEAFLKALGTGIDLSIPLNQIVIYNQSDGKPYIEINETIRTLFTNLFTFIPRIHISMSHSATQAFAFVIIESD comes from the coding sequence ATGATTCTGGGAATAGGCATAGACAATGTGGATGTAGAACGCATTCAAAAAAAGATTTCTAAAAATTCTGACTTTCTATCTTACGTTTTTTCTACCACTGAAATTGAAATCTGCAACCGCAAAACAAAAAAATATGAGTCATTCGCCGCCCGGTTTGCGGCAAAAGAAGCATTTTTGAAGGCGTTAGGAACTGGTATAGATTTATCAATTCCTCTCAATCAGATAGTTATATATAACCAGTCGGATGGGAAACCTTACATTGAAATAAACGAAACGATTAGAACACTTTTCACAAACCTGTTTACCTTTATACCCAGAATACATATAAGTATGTCACACTCAGCTACACAAGCCTTTGCTTTTGTAATCATTGAATCAGACTAA
- a CDS encoding glycoside hydrolase family 9 protein yields the protein MKNWFTSSLFFLFFIFTLCFLPSALSQTISDKIRLNQIGFYPNGPKTAAILTSEESSFYILNTTHTDTLFSGKLQKPVTNPLSGKIVRLADFSSFRKQGTFVLSIPTLGYSYPFTISNNVHHPLAVSTLKSYYYQRASIPLISKFAGQWARAEGHPDTQVVIHPSAASANRQAGTVISSSRGWYDAGDYNKYIVNSGITMGTLLSLYEDFPQYAESIHTNIPESQNVIPDLLDEILWNLRWMLTMQDGEDGGVYHKLTNPSFDGMIMPDKAIKTRYVVQKNTIATLDFAAVMAQASRVFRKYSKQLPGLSDSCLQSAQKAWAWAQKNPDILYQQNLINQQSDPDITTGAYEDKNNKDEWVWAAAELYVTTKDDKYYPYIKQDLDNALTIPSWNQVRALAYYSLSRYGSNLTQAGKKDLPTIQQHITIVADNLLNDVETQPYGTVMGKTAKDYIWGSNSLAANQGIALIYAYQITHNSRYLHYALSNLDFILGRNGTGYCYVTGLGSKSPHHPHHRPSIADGIDEPIPGLLAGGANPGQQDKCEYPTTIADECYVDIDCSYATNEVAINWNAPMVYLVIAIEALQRSIK from the coding sequence ATGAAAAATTGGTTTACCTCTTCTTTGTTTTTTCTATTTTTCATCTTTACCCTTTGTTTTTTACCATCAGCACTGAGTCAGACAATCTCTGATAAAATACGGCTTAACCAGATAGGATTTTATCCCAATGGCCCCAAAACAGCAGCAATTTTAACATCAGAAGAATCTTCTTTCTATATTCTCAACACAACCCATACGGATACTCTTTTTTCAGGGAAACTCCAAAAACCTGTTACAAATCCACTTTCTGGCAAGATAGTCCGCCTTGCTGATTTTTCATCCTTTCGCAAACAAGGAACATTTGTTCTTTCTATTCCAACATTAGGTTATTCATACCCTTTTACTATTAGTAACAATGTGCATCATCCATTGGCTGTCAGTACATTAAAGAGTTATTATTATCAACGAGCCTCTATTCCTCTTATCAGCAAATTTGCCGGACAATGGGCTCGTGCAGAAGGACATCCGGATACACAAGTAGTTATTCACCCATCAGCAGCCTCGGCCAATCGCCAGGCTGGAACTGTCATATCTTCATCCCGAGGCTGGTATGATGCTGGAGATTACAACAAATACATTGTTAATTCGGGTATTACTATGGGAACCTTATTGTCCCTGTATGAAGATTTCCCCCAATATGCGGAATCCATCCATACCAATATTCCAGAAAGCCAGAATGTGATTCCTGATCTGCTGGATGAAATACTCTGGAATTTACGTTGGATGCTTACTATGCAAGATGGAGAAGATGGAGGTGTCTATCACAAGTTGACCAATCCTTCTTTTGATGGCATGATTATGCCAGACAAAGCCATCAAAACACGATATGTAGTTCAGAAAAATACTATTGCTACACTGGATTTTGCAGCAGTAATGGCTCAGGCCAGCCGGGTGTTCAGAAAATATTCAAAACAGTTGCCAGGGCTGTCCGACTCCTGTCTGCAATCTGCTCAAAAAGCATGGGCTTGGGCTCAAAAGAATCCTGATATTCTGTATCAGCAAAATCTAATTAATCAACAGAGTGATCCTGATATCACAACGGGTGCCTATGAAGATAAAAATAACAAAGATGAATGGGTATGGGCTGCTGCCGAATTATATGTCACCACAAAGGATGACAAATACTATCCCTATATTAAACAGGATTTGGATAATGCACTGACTATTCCTTCTTGGAATCAGGTACGGGCGCTGGCTTACTATAGCCTATCCCGTTATGGAAGTAATCTCACCCAAGCAGGCAAAAAAGATCTACCCACCATTCAGCAACATATTACCATAGTAGCAGATAATTTATTGAACGATGTTGAAACACAACCTTATGGAACAGTAATGGGAAAAACAGCCAAAGATTATATCTGGGGCAGTAATTCACTGGCAGCTAATCAAGGTATTGCCTTAATTTATGCCTATCAGATTACGCATAATTCCCGTTATCTCCATTATGCTCTGAGTAATCTGGATTTTATTCTGGGCCGTAATGGAACAGGTTATTGTTATGTGACCGGTTTGGGCAGCAAATCGCCTCACCATCCACATCACCGACCTTCTATTGCAGATGGTATTGATGAACCTATTCCAGGACTGTTGGCAGGTGGAGCCAATCCTGGTCAACAGGACAAGTGTGAGTATCCTACTACTATAGCAGATGAGTGTTATGTAGACATTGATTGTTCTTATGCGACCAATGAAGTAGCAATTAACTGGAATGCTCCTATGGTTTATCTGGTTATAGCCATAGAAGCATTACAGAGATCCATTAAATAA
- a CDS encoding phenylacetate--CoA ligase family protein codes for MTSVSYTLLEQQQSQLEVLQNQIHYLRLHSLYYRRVLTECQLTEKNLLSIEDIQKFPFTTKADLQKYNKEFLCQSLSKIIDIVSTSGTSGTPVSFYLTDNDLERLATNESQSLSIAGIGPDDIVQLTTTSDRLFMAGLAYVLGLRKLGASLLRVGPGLPDLQWKLIAEHKTTTLIAVPSFILKMLEYAEKNQIDPAASTVNKIVCIGEPIRNQDFSLNILGQKITDKWPVQLYSTYASTEMATAFTECHAGKGGHHLPELVFIEVVDEQDQSVPPGMSGELVITTLGIEGTPLLRFKTGDICQYHLSSCECGRTTLRLGPLQGRKNQMIKYKGTTLYPPALTELLHELDYISAYYSEVTTNEMGLDAIKIYVAGNEKDADLVFRIKEHFQARIRVTPDIFVTSAQEINAIKTSFNFRKPVDFIDRRTTF; via the coding sequence ATGACATCCGTTTCTTATACTCTTTTAGAACAGCAACAGTCCCAGTTAGAAGTCTTACAGAATCAAATACACTATCTGCGTCTGCATTCGTTGTATTACAGGCGAGTACTCACAGAATGCCAGCTCACAGAGAAAAATCTGTTGTCTATTGAAGATATTCAGAAATTTCCATTTACAACTAAAGCTGATCTACAGAAATACAACAAGGAATTTCTCTGTCAATCTTTATCTAAAATTATAGATATTGTCAGTACTTCCGGAACCTCAGGTACTCCTGTATCCTTCTATCTTACTGACAATGATCTTGAACGATTAGCAACGAACGAATCACAATCTCTTTCCATAGCAGGTATAGGTCCAGACGATATTGTGCAACTTACCACAACTTCTGATCGTCTGTTTATGGCAGGTTTAGCCTATGTACTGGGTTTGCGTAAACTAGGAGCTTCCTTACTACGAGTGGGTCCGGGACTACCTGATCTTCAATGGAAACTTATTGCTGAGCATAAAACAACCACATTGATTGCAGTTCCATCATTCATACTAAAAATGCTGGAATATGCAGAAAAAAATCAGATTGATCCGGCTGCAAGTACAGTTAACAAAATTGTATGTATAGGCGAACCTATTCGAAATCAGGATTTTTCACTTAATATATTAGGACAAAAAATCACAGATAAGTGGCCAGTGCAGCTTTATTCGACCTATGCTTCAACAGAAATGGCAACAGCCTTTACAGAATGTCACGCAGGGAAAGGAGGCCACCACCTACCAGAGCTGGTATTTATCGAAGTAGTTGATGAACAGGATCAATCTGTACCTCCAGGTATGTCAGGGGAATTGGTTATTACTACATTAGGTATAGAAGGAACTCCGTTATTGCGTTTCAAAACTGGGGATATTTGTCAGTATCATCTGTCATCCTGTGAATGCGGACGTACCACTCTCCGACTTGGACCTCTACAGGGACGTAAAAATCAGATGATCAAATACAAAGGAACAACGTTATATCCGCCTGCTCTGACTGAACTACTACATGAACTGGATTACATTTCAGCCTATTATTCAGAAGTCACTACAAATGAGATGGGTTTGGATGCTATTAAGATATATGTAGCAGGCAATGAAAAAGACGCTGATCTCGTTTTTCGTATAAAAGAACATTTTCAGGCACGGATACGGGTTACTCCCGATATTTTTGTAACATCTGCTCAGGAGATCAATGCTATAAAAACAAGCTTCAATTTCCGCAAACCAGTAGATTTCATTGATCGACGTACAACCTTTTAA
- a CDS encoding C45 family peptidase has protein sequence MNKVSIPSKKGKTSRTKKIFIRSVKILAGFMLCLILFLIVLHFITRIDDPTLTEQEKQLSYSRTPISGGWASGNNWIRKNDVGLYEMYIEGNAYERGYVNGLLSQELINQQEDFFVETLNKLLPATVYQYFIKYVVGYFNKDLDKYVSEEYKKEIFGVSRFASDKHNYIASPYQRILNYHGAHDIGHAMQNMNFVGCTSFGVWGDKTEDGSIIIGRNFDFYVGDKFAQDKIVLFVRPDSGYNMMLVTWGGMIGVVSGMNEHGLTVTLNAAPSEIPNSTATPISLVARQVLQYARTTQEAYSIIEKSHVFVSEMLLVGSAQDRKVVSIEKTPTKTSMYQTNASSRILCTNHFQSNTFKSDSLNINHQKNNPTQKRFERLNELIDSTPKFTYRSVAAVLRDQKGLHNTDIGLTNEAAINQLIAHHAIIFMPEQRMVWVSSNPYNLGKFKAYNLTDIFQGNPLDQQKQLISIESKTIATDPFLATPSYTKALFYKKIAAQITQEDFVLSSTIEKQFIESNKEYFNTYLLLAIYYQQKVDYTKALQYAQTAQSKYLASDKEKKAIEEVIQKCKEKL, from the coding sequence ATGAACAAAGTATCTATTCCTTCAAAAAAAGGTAAAACATCCAGAACAAAGAAGATTTTCATACGTTCTGTAAAAATACTGGCAGGTTTTATGCTCTGTCTGATTCTTTTTTTGATAGTGCTACATTTTATCACACGCATAGATGATCCCACTCTAACAGAACAGGAAAAGCAACTTTCCTATTCCCGCACTCCAATTTCAGGCGGATGGGCCAGTGGTAACAACTGGATACGAAAGAATGATGTAGGACTATACGAAATGTATATTGAGGGCAATGCTTACGAACGGGGATACGTCAATGGACTCTTATCCCAGGAATTAATCAACCAGCAGGAAGACTTTTTTGTTGAAACATTGAATAAATTATTACCAGCTACTGTTTATCAGTATTTTATAAAATATGTAGTAGGATATTTTAATAAAGACCTTGATAAATATGTTTCTGAAGAATATAAGAAAGAAATCTTCGGAGTCTCCCGATTTGCCTCTGATAAACATAATTACATTGCATCTCCCTATCAGCGAATTTTAAATTACCATGGAGCTCATGATATTGGTCATGCCATGCAGAACATGAACTTTGTGGGTTGCACTTCCTTTGGTGTATGGGGAGATAAAACAGAGGATGGTTCCATTATTATAGGCCGTAACTTTGACTTTTATGTAGGTGATAAGTTCGCTCAGGATAAAATTGTTCTCTTTGTTCGCCCTGACTCTGGCTATAATATGATGTTGGTTACCTGGGGAGGAATGATTGGGGTTGTCTCAGGCATGAACGAACACGGACTAACAGTAACATTAAATGCAGCGCCATCTGAAATCCCTAATAGTACAGCAACTCCTATTTCACTGGTAGCCAGGCAAGTGCTGCAGTATGCCAGAACTACACAGGAAGCATACAGTATCATAGAAAAAAGTCACGTATTTGTTTCAGAAATGTTATTAGTCGGTTCTGCACAAGATCGTAAAGTGGTAAGTATTGAAAAAACACCTACTAAAACCAGCATGTACCAAACTAATGCATCATCTCGCATTCTGTGTACCAATCACTTTCAAAGCAATACATTTAAATCTGATTCCCTGAATATTAACCATCAGAAAAATAACCCTACACAAAAACGATTTGAACGTCTGAATGAATTGATAGATAGCACACCCAAATTTACCTATAGATCTGTAGCAGCTGTGCTGCGGGATCAAAAGGGTTTACATAATACTGACATAGGCTTGACAAATGAAGCAGCAATTAATCAATTGATCGCCCATCATGCAATCATCTTTATGCCAGAACAACGTATGGTATGGGTTTCATCTAACCCATATAATCTGGGCAAGTTCAAAGCATATAATCTTACAGATATCTTTCAGGGAAATCCTCTGGATCAGCAAAAGCAACTAATCAGTATTGAATCTAAAACTATTGCAACTGATCCATTTTTAGCCACACCTTCTTATACCAAAGCATTGTTTTATAAAAAAATTGCAGCACAGATTACACAAGAAGACTTCGTATTAAGTAGCACAATTGAAAAACAATTTATTGAATCAAATAAAGAGTATTTCAACACCTATCTTCTTCTGGCTATCTATTATCAACAAAAGGTAGATTATACCAAGGCACTGCAATATGCTCAAACGGCCCAAAGCAAATACCTTGCTTCTGATAAAGAGAAAAAGGCAATAGAAGAAGTGATTCAAAAGTGTAAAGAAAAGCTATGA